TCTTCCATGATCTGCACCCGATCGAAATAACATACCTAATTCAACAAAAACAGCATACTTTATTGTTAGTTAGATGAAAAAGGAAGATAAAAGTAATATATAAAAGAGGGAAATGCTAgcttaatgattgaaatttacCATTAGAAATGGTAGTGGACCAACAAACCATCTACTACGGTCCACATTCCAGTACTTAGCTGCCCCGAGAAGGCTGGTGTAGGCATACTGACACCAATTCAGATTCCTCACTTGCTCCAAGTCAACAGTGCTTGCTAGGAATCTGAAGTTTGGCTTTTGAAacagaaaaatataaaagaaaagaacattaattatgtttttaatagaataagaaaatagaatattcaaaagaaaagaaaggaacatTAAAGTTAGAGAAAAGAACAATGAAAACGAGGAAAAGAACCTTGaatacaactgaaaagaacacaactaaAATCCAAATAAAGGAAAGTACAACAATAGGACATTCAATGGAAAGAAAGGAATATCATACAGAGATAAAAGAACAGTGACAGACAAAGAAAGAACATGGAATTCAACTAACAAATAAAagtataataaaaatattaatgagccacaaaagaacataaaacgcaaacaaaagaacattaattaGAAACAAAGGAATTTGATTTATACCGCTATATTGGTAGTGGATTTAATGCAGGTGTTAACTGCAACCACTAGGAAAGATCTTTTCcagttatcatcaactagaGTCTCATCTTTGATCAGTTTTTCAATCATTGTTTTCAATTTTGGGCATCCAGACCTCACTTTCCAGTACGCCAAAAATTCAGCAAAAACCCTCATGATTTATGGATCATGTTCATCAGTCCATTCCACCACCGGAGCTCCTCCAATAGGTATACCGTATACCAGGTATACATCCTCTATGGTAATATCAAGAGAAGATTTTCCTAGATTCAAGGTCCGGCCAGACGAGTTGAAATTCTTAACCAACTCGTACGGGAATGGATTTTCATTTTGTGGGATGTCAAGTTGCAGAAGAGATCCAAAGCCTAACTCCGTGATGGCTTGTTGTTTCTTACATCAGCTTCTTCATTAGATGCAATTCCTATCAAGAATCGCATCATCAATTGCAGAGTTTGCCTTAGATTCAGTTTCCTCTCTTCATCCTTTGGTTTGGCAACAACCAAAGCATTTTCTTTCTTAACATCCACATCCTCCATGATCTCATCACCAACAACAATTTGTTTACCTTTTGTACCTCTctggaaaaaagaacaaacataaaagaacatttgTCAGGCtgtaaaagaacattataacgaataaaaagaacaaataaatagAGAAATTCATTGACCTTCTCAATTACTCTTTTCCCCTTCTTCATTTCAGGTTGActttcctcttcttcttcaccttcttcttcatcttcttcgtcTTCATAAACTTCCCTCACAACTATCTGATTATTTTTTCTACCCCTCTGAatgaaaaaagaacataaatgaTAGTGTAAAGAGCAACagacaggaaaaaaaaaaacattctttATATAAAACACAGCAATTATCtttattataaaaaaagaaataaaaaaaagaacattagtCAGTGTGTAAAAGAACATCATaaggaagaaaaagaacaaataaatagAGATATTCTTTTACCTTCTCAGCTACTCTTTTTCCCTTCTTCATTACAGGTGCActttcctcttcttcttcaccTTCTTATTcaccttcttcatcttcataaTCAGACTGAACTGCTAACTGTTTTCTTTTGTCACCTATCTGAatgaaaaaagaacataagTGTGGGTGTAAAGTACaacaaacagaaaaaaaaaaagaacatttctatatataaaacataataattatCCCTATTATAAAATAACATTTGAGGTAAATACAAATAGGGGAATTTGAAGTTTACCTTAGTTGCGATGGTCTTTTTTAAAGTACCTCCTCTCCCCTTCTTAGCAATTGGAGCAATTCGTACTTCAACTTCTTGAACTTTTCAGCAGGAAACAGGTTCTTCTTCCTGTGTGCATCATCCAATTCTTGCTTCACCTCTTTTTCCTTCAACATTTGACCTCtgatgaccaaaagaaaagaacattagtgGTAACCAAAAGAACattagagaaaaataaaaagaacaccaTTTTTTTATGATAAAGTTACCTTGTTCTTTTTCTGTTTGGTACTGTTTTCTTAGATTTCCCCTTTGATTTTTGAGGTTCCTCTCCAGGTTCTTGTccatctttctttttttcattttctaacACGACAACTGTTTCCGTGTTTGTTCCATCTGCTTCATCTTTCCTCTCAAGTTCTTCCTGCTCTTCAGGCACTCTTacctcatcctcatcctcatcctcatccttTTCAGGTTCTTCCTGCTTCTCACGATCTTTGATtgtatttttttgttctttatctTCCTTTTCTTTCTCAACCATCTTTTTATGTTCTATCATTTTCAGCTTCTTTTCCTGTTCTATCAGTTTTCTTTGTAGTTCTTGCACCATCTTCTGTTACtcttgcaatgctttcctttgTATGGAAAGACTattataaaaaagaacacattttatgaaaaaaaaacaactaaAAAATAAGTGCACAGTTCTCATCCTGCACACTTTTAGCAACACAGTTCTATTTTTTCAGATactatataaataatgtttGTCCTCCATAATCTCAATAATTCatcatttcataattttagcaacacattttagagagagaaagatgagaggttttattttctctcaacaGATGAGAGAATTTAAAACAGAGAAAGTGTGAAATGCGATTTCTACTTTGTTCTCTCTCCAACTTTTCGTTGTATCATTCTAGTTTTTTGAGAATAAGTAATCAATGAGAGGAacaaataaaattttgataattttcgTAGAAAAAAATCGGAGCAGAGCATGAAATTCAAGAGGATTGGGATCAATTTCTGAAGATttatgttgatgttgttgatcAAGGTACGCTTATATGTTCCTtttcttatgttctttttaataaGTGTTCTTTTACTGTGTGCTAACACTTTTATGCTTGTCTTTTAAATATACATGGTTTGTTCTTTTAGTCGTTATAGgttgttctttttattctttaaaatacatttaacaaTAAGTAAAAAGAACACAATCTCATCAAATCTACACTGGTTGATCTTTTAACTCTTCACTGATTGTTCTTTTAATGCCTAGTGTTCTTTTAAGTCTAAATGGATTGTTCTTTTTACTCTAGATGGATTGTTCTTTTAAGTCAACGTTGatagtttttttaatttttatcgtTATTGTTCTTTTGAGTCTTCATTGGTCGTTCTTTTAATCTGCACggattgttcttttaagtttttatcagacagttaaataaaatacattttaaaaaagaacataaatcaAATTCATTAGATAagaacaaaattcaagatctagTTGTAAGTTCATCAAATAGTAAGGCAAAtgaaaagaacatagatctgtGTTACGTCTATAttgattattttttaaattttaatagcCACTGTTCTTTTGAGTCAACATTCATTGTTCTTTGAACTCTGTACCATTTTTCTTTTAAGTGTATGATTTCAGTGACTTAaaatacattttaaaaaaaacataaatgtaGATCTACTTTTAAATTCGTCAAAAAATATAGCTGGTTTCGTTATTGTAATTAGAACATTAAGGCAaaccaaaagaacaaacagCAGATGTAAATGAACCTAGATCTCTGTTTAAAAATGAATAATCAACTTACTcgctctcttcttcttcttcttctttttcagtTACTGAACTTTCTTTGTTGATAGTTTCCAACAAATCTGCATCAATTGTTGGTGTAATTTGTTTGTCCTTCCTCTTTTTGTTTCTAATATCCTTCAAAGTCGTCGTCAAAGGAACATCATCGCTTGAAATGAAAATTTAtcgaaaattaaaattcatgaaaaattcactaaaaattaaaattcacctgaaattcaggaaaaaaaaaaagtgaagttGAATTCTTACTTAATAGAACATGTCGCATCAACTTCTTCTCCTTTTTTCGATTTCCCCATTTTCAATTGTTAGGGTTCAAGTTTTTTTAACCAGATAGAAGAATTGGCGAATTTTTTAGAGTgaaaatagaagaattgcaAATAATTTGTTTCGAATTTGCAAGAATTTGAAAGGTTTTTCAGAAGTTCAATTGCATGTAGGTTGAGTGTGAAAGTGAAAATGAATGCCGCATTCAATGATCTATTTATATAAGAaaaattgaggagagagaaaataactgCTAcagtattttcaaatttcaattttatttttgttttgttgttctttcgtcctctctttttgttcttttggctgatAAGTAAAGAAAGTGATGTTCGTTTGAGTCTCGTTTGTGTTCATTTCCTTGAGtgattatgttcttttttttagcTTGTACAACGTTGCTGTtagtatttttaaatttttttttattactgttttttactttaattatatttttaaatttttatattttaaacagtaatctattttttaattttttaaaatacaaaatgaggagagagaagtaacttatttaatttttttttattaaaagatattgaggagagagaaataaccCGCCACGTTCTATATTTTCATAGGAAAACTTCTGTTTTGCGGTTTTTTTTCTTGCCAAGTTCCATATTTCAAATAAAAACTTCTGTTTggctgtttttttttctttttttaacgtTTCGGTTGTTCTTTTCGttgatttgttttgttctttttcatataaaaaaagaatgtgatttttttaaggcatataaatatttgttttagttcttgaattatttgttcttttcaattatttttgtttttttttttcattatcaataccctttttttttgtgcgTCTGCTGTTGCATTTgccatgttcttttttaaagtaCTTGCTCTTTTTATAGTTTATTAGGACAGAGAAATCgttcttttcttgttttaacttttttggtttttaatatgattgttcttttctttttttcttttttttcttttcgtttacttcctgatgttctttctttttagtgtattatgttcttttacgtGTTTTTTCATGTTCCTTTTATAGTTTATTAGGACAGAGAAAtcgatcttttcttctttttacttttttggttttaatatgattgttctttcctgttttacttattgttcttttcgtttacttcctgatgttctttcttttacgttttttatgttcttttacgTTTTTTGTGGTTTTTTGTACGGTTTTGCGTTTTGTTCTTATTTTTCTGTgttttggtgcaggtgcacCTTCCTCTAGGTGAACGCGCCTGCACCATCCGCGCATTGTTATGCACCCTGTTTTTAAATGAatatatagttcaaatacaaagaacatattgttcatacccaaagagcatatagccaatgaacatatagtttaaatccatagaacatatagtttaaatatttcagtagtacatgtacattgaaatcattcttaatgttcattagattttcgataaatgttcaacagggtgcacaatgagcactgtgcacccgggtgtataatccaaattgcgggCCTATTGGGTCATTTATCCTGAATAATGTGGCATGAGTTAACATATGTCGGATATGATGTCCAAGCAAAAATATAACCATGGTTGGTCATTTAAGAGGTACCATGGTAATTTCGCATCAtataaaaatgtcattttcacATAAAAACACCATTGTTGTATATACCACCGTTTTTATTTAGACAACGCCACTCTTGATCTTTTAGTAAAGACTAATGAACATCTGCTTATTACTGTTGATGCTTgccttttagttgaacatgattctgtaTAAGTTGAATTTGAGAAGCTGAATATCACACAAAATGTTGAAGATATCATAGTTTTATAGGTTAAATTTagttgtacataattctttataTGTTGAACACTAGGCTTGAGAAACTggacatcacacaaaagtattgaacatatattagttttataagttaaatttaattgaacatgattttgtataaattgaacataagacttgagaagttgaacatcacacaaaagtattgAATCTCGCCTACATCACTGCCCTTTAGGGCTCTCTACACCGAACAAAATAATTAATTGCATCAAAAATCTCACCACACTCATAATATCAACTCAGCTCGATATAAACTGCTTACTAAACTAATGAATGTACTCCATAATTTCAAACTCGTTAACAAAAAATAACCTCTATCATCCACTATAAGGCAGGGAAAGACTTGTGAATATATAGAAGATACATTGAGTATAACTTTCATCTCTGTCATTATAGAGAATATCCACCGATCACCAAAATGATTAATAAAACAAGAAATCAAGGCTAATGACACAAATTTAAAACATTAGATGGcataaacaaccaacaagtaatgaACATCTGGAAGACGAACCTGGTACCACGAAGATACGAATCTGAATCACCTCTATTAGCTGAGTTAGGTCCAGAACTCGGTCTATCGCCCTCGTTTGCAAATAAAGAAATTCTATTCTTGATCACAATTCCGTAACctataaattaaaattagaaAGGGGAAAAACATGAAGAAAAGGCGAAGAAGATTCAAACCTTGTCAGGAGAATcaagaggaggagagagatatATGCATCATGTGAGAGAAGCATAGATGAGTTTAACGTCGTCAACATTAACAACGGCTTAAGTTCCTTTACCAGCTTTATGTCCATAACCGGGGCGGAAGAGATCAAAATTCCGACTGAAGCATCGTCATCCTAAGCAAAACAATTACAAAAATCACAAATTAATTTTAGCAAAAACTCAAAGAAATTGCAATTGATGTTTCGGAgaagggaaggagagagaaagagagatatTACATATTAAGAGCAGGAGCTGCGAGTGCGGAAGGTGGTGGTGGCGCCGCCGGTGATTCGCCCCATGGCACAAAAAATGgggagagaaaatggggtttgatgagagagaaCATGGTGCAAGGTTAGAGGAGAGAGGAAAATGGGTAAGTTATACTTTCTCTGtgttttttaaatgacacagtTATTTAGGAatgtttgccaatgcacgatttcaaacattaatcttAACACTTATAAAGACACAAACTTTGATTACTATTCACACAATAGTGTAATGTATTATTTACCCCTAAAATTcttcatgttttatttttgtccTTTTCCTTAAGAATAAAGTGATTACGTTTTTAGCCTTCCCCTTCTTGCAATGCACGTGTCCTTCATTTCACAACACCTATCATCTCTCCTCTCCCTTACTCCGTACCTTTCTATTTCCTGTTGCTTCTCCTCTTTCTTCCATGGTGTTGGTATTTCTCATCCCTTCTCATACTTCTCTTCTTCGATCTGTCCTCCTTCTCTTCTTTAATAACCTTCTTTCTTAGGACATTTCCCATGGCGTTCTTTTTGAAGGACTCCATTTACCTCGATGTGTATTCCTTCAGTTATAGCAATTCTCTCTCGCCTCTTTTTCAAAGTTCCAATCTCTTCAATTCATATTTAATCAACGTAATTTCTAATTCTGGGTTTTAacaaaattggggaaaaaattAGGTGTAAACCAGTTGAAGTTCTCAAATTTATGGTTGAAGGTTCATCTGCTATTTTTAAAGATGATCGTTGCAactctttcaaggttagttctcacatttttctttttaatttcgatcataatttgatttttcagtttctaattggggattaattttgaatttctagggtttgtaaGGGTTTGCAATTTCAGTTTCTAATTGGGGATAAATTGTGTATAGTCGGCGAATTGGATAGCAATGTCAGACGATAATGGCGATTAAAGAGGTAGATGGGATGATCACTTCTTTGAATACTGAGTATTATGATAGTACGTTGCCTTCATTTTGATCTCCCATTtcagtaattttattttttgtgttgTTTTTTTGCTTTTGTACATTTCAACGAATGATAACTATAGGCTTCAAAAGGGCTTAGACATGGAACAGATGACGTGGATACATCCTCTCGTTTTTGTCTTCTCGGCAATCCTTATTACTGAGATGTGCTTGGAGAATTTGGAGCCTCCTTTTCAATTGCTAATCAATTTGACATTGTCCACAAAAATATGCATAGATAGGGTTCCAATCTTGGGGAGCCAACTAGAAAGGTgcatatttttaccttatttaaaATATAAAGCTTTCTTCTTCATTTTCATTTGAATAGATAAAACACACAATAGATCGATATTTACTATTTGAGCTTAGCATGGAATATTTTCTAAGACTGAGGAGAAAGCATTGCTTGAAGCTGTTGAAGGCTTGAAGCACGAGAACACGGGGACACATTCCACTTTTGGGTTCAGATGAATTTGGATCGAGACCCCCCAAAACAAAGTCTTTTGTTCATTTTGGATAAGTCCTCTTTTATCCCccaacccaaatggtgtcaATGCTTTTTAGTGACACTAAAATTATTGTGCTTGAAGGTATGCATTTTTTGATGTTTTAAGAGGATGTATGGCATTAAGAAAGATTGGGATTCCCTCCCAACCATGCCTATGGATGGAGATACATGGTTTGTAAGCCCTGCCAACTAGGTTATTTCTAGAATTTACCATGTTTGCCAGATATTTGACATAATATAACACTATGCAGGTCTTGTAACCTTTTTCAATTGATTTACTTTTCTACATTCGTTTCCTGTTGTAAATCATCTTTGCACTTTTCATTGTTGCATAATGTTTGTTGATGCATTAGATGCTCAAATATGTATGCAGAACACCATCAAAGTGGGCACTGTTATTTTAGCTTATCCAAAGTAAGACTTTAAGCTTCGGTTTGTCACCTGAATGAAAAAAACCTTTAACTGAACTTTTTCCCTTTGTGTTGGCCCTTATCCGAACTGTTTTTAGCTGGGATTTGAACTTGGGTAGCCCTTATTTGAACTAATTGTCCTGAAACTATATTTTGTATTATGCTGCCATCTCTTCTCTTTCGAAGACAAGATATGTTAGTTTGAATTATATCAGGACAAGTAGAAAATTAGACCTAAGACTTTGGTGTGATGTGCAAATGAACCCCATACCTTTTAATTAAAGCAAATCAGTCCCTTACCTTTTCTCCAACGTGCAACCCACACCTAATCAACATTTACCAGCACAATCTCACCAGAAAACAACAATGTAAGATAAAAATACGTTATTTTTTTCTAAATTAACGACAGCCAAATACTTGTTACCTTCTCCTACCCTCCAAATCTCCAATCTATGTCTCAATTTGTAGACAAACCTTCTTCGTCTTCCTCAAGGACCCATTTTACATTGCAATCTGTAGCCTTTTGTTCTGCTGGTTCAATATACAAATTTAAGATGCCCAGATCTGTCTTTATAATGTGAACATATATTTATAAGGGTGGGTCTGCAAATGTCTATTCTCATGGGGATTTGAGAAGATAATGGTTGAAGATATGATAAAATATGAAAAGCCAATGTCTTCAGTTTTTATCCCTTTTTTGCattgttgtttttgttattgATGCCATTTGTTTGTTTTACATTTTTGGGTGAGCTGAGTTGAGTTAATAATGCTCATTAAAGTTCTTAGAGATTTTTTTTCTGATGGCTACTTTAACTTTGTATGTTGTTGATGCATACAGGCCAAGAGAACCAAGAAGGTCGATATTGTTGGAAAATACGGTGAGTTCTGTTGCGATAATGTCAAAGGATGTCATATAACATTAATTAATGCCATTTGTTTTGAAACCATGTATGTGACAACAGTGAGAAAAACAAGATATCATCCGGTATCTTTGATTAATAGAGATTTAATACATTTTTGTCTAGAATAGCTTCATACTAAAGTGGTGTAAGATAACGAGAAGTTAATTTGAGACTTTTCTGTTTAAATGTTTCTGTTTGATTATTATTAGGAGCGAGTTATCTTCTCTAGGGTCTTGATTTTGTTGTTTGTCTGGCTGAGTGGATGAAATGTATTATCACAATTATTGAATATCATTATATTGTTTAGGTACCCGGTCTGGTGCCACTCTGTGTAAGCAGATTAAAAAGATGGAGGTCAGTCAACACAACAAGTACTTTTGTGAGTTCTGCGGAAAGGTAAAGTTCATTTCTCAATCAATAAGATATCTATGGTCTGTGAATCGACTTAACCTTTGATGTCTGATTGCAAAAACACTATGATGCATTGCAGTACGCCGTGAAGAGAAAGGTTGTTGGTATCTGGGGATGCAAGGACTGTGGGAAGGTCAAGGTTGGTGGTGCTTACCCTTTGAAGTATATAGGCAGAAATTTATGCTAATCATACATAATTTCATTGTTTTTATTTCTTtacttatttgtttttttatgtTTGAACAGCACCGCCAGTGCAGTAACCTTGAGAAGTACAATCAAGAGGCTCAGGGAGTAGATTGAGAGTTACTTATTTGCGTTTGTTCTGCTATTTCTCTTCACTTTGCTGTTTAATTGGGTACTTTTTTTGGCATGAATGTTTTGTTGCAGGGTTAACAATATCGAATTCGAGGAGGTAAAAATTGATGTGGCCAAGCGTCAGCATTTATCTCAAGAATGAATTTTTGGCATGAATGTTTTGTTGCAGGGTGCGGCTGCTTCACTGGCTCTTCTCTCACGCTGCCGTGTACTTTAATTCTCCGGCGCCATCTCATCAGGTATGAATCATTTTTCCTTCTTCCTCATCTTCTTTTGTTAATCTGGTTTCTAACTTTCTATTTTAGGTTTGAATTGATCTAAtcaattgattttggattgaatttaattaatcttATATGCATGCGATGGGATGGAAATGTAATTATCGTATTACTCTCATCACCACTCTTCATCCTCTTTTGCCATTATCGTATCTCCCTcctatctttttattttttttccttctatTTTTCAGATCTACGTAGTTTTGCTATCACATTTTGttcatttttataaaatttataaattatgaatgATGATTGAACTATTTTGTTCCCTATTGGTTTGATTCGCCGATATGATGGCAACAATGTATTAGCTATACCTGATCCTATTACTCATCTCCCCCAACTTCATcatctttttatatttttatttttttataaaatcaaaCAATTTGATGAAATTTTTCATAAACCCTTGAATTTTCAAGGTTTGGTCGCCGGAATGATGGCGATTTCACGTATTTGTACTCTGTTCGTTCTCtattttcagaaaaaaaaaaaatagaatttcATTCTATATAGAGTGTAAATTGAGGACAATTGGCGTTCAAACTTTTTTTAGATTTAGGACAATGCAAGAAGCAAACTATAACAAAAAAATGGTAGtcattgtaattaattcattTTCCATGATTGAACAATCTTGACCTTGAATGAATAATCAAGGTTACTAAATTAAATTGGAAGATTGATATTTAATTAATGGCAATGGATGCCTCAATTGCTGAAGTTTATGATTTGCTGTTGAAATGAAGGATCGTGTTGTAAGTCGTGATTATTGGACTAGAGTACGTTGTCAATTGGATTATGATGTTCTTGGAAGATTAAGGAAGAAAGTATGAGGGATGTTAATGCATAAGCAGATGAGTAAAATACTTGAactttttgatttattttgggAGGAAAAAGTTTATGGTGCTTAGCTAATGGATGCTTTGACTGAAAAATGTCAAGGTCGGTAGATTCTACACGCGTCTGAACCATATCAGTAAATTCTTTTACCACTTTGATGATAACATAAGCTGCGATGGTGATAAGCATCACTTCTTATGACCTATGTTGCTCTACTGTGTTGCAGGAGTGGATTGACAACCATTCTTACTATGAGGCTATAGTAGATGGAGCAAATATTGGGCTTTATCAACATAATTTTGctgatgggggggggggggggggttcagtgttgaacaaataaaatatttctATTTGCTTCATTTTCTTGAGCTGTTCCTTTTTGCATGCTTTTGCATTCAGTTTCAGTTTATATGTGAAACAAAACTAATTTATCTCTTTATTCTTCCTCATCTTCTTTTGTTTCATAGAGAGGGAAACCCTTCCAGTCAAAAGCGGCTTGAGGAGTGGTTAGCTCAAGGCACACTCTATGAAACACCTAAAGGTCATCATCTGTATGGTTCGATTTTTCGTCATGTAAGGCTACAAGTATTGTATGAACTCACTATCGTAAAACagttaataatatttataagacTACGAGCATCAATTGTATGGTTCGATTTTTCTTCATGTAAGGCTACGAGTATTGTATGACCTCATTATAGCAAAATATGAACTTTGCGAACGGTTTTTAGTGACAAATATTTGTACAattccgcacgcatcgcgtgcatgtAAGACTAGTCTAATAAAACCCAACACggttatgttttttcttaaatataataaatcacACAATTAAGTCAAATGAGCTTGTGTGAATAATGTCCAAAACTTAATTATGTCATATAAATAAAAACGGAGGAAATATATAATAGGTGTCGTTTTAGCTCCTACGCATGCTGTAGATAGCTGCATACATATGCAACCAATAATAATTACTCAATCCGTTCCTAAGTAAGTGTCCATATTGAGAGAATTCGCggtaattaagaaaaataaaaaatgtgtaaaacaatgattgagagtattttttttgggaaaggataaaatagataattttttattgataaaatACATATAAAAGTGGATGTGGAGATGAAAATGTGGGAAAAGTGTaaaatgtgtaagaaaaaacaatcataattcatgaaaaagtgggaaaaatatatctaaaaaaaaaataggacaATTATAAAGAAACGCCATTTTTAAAAAGTGGATACGTGTTTAGGAACGAAGGGAAAACCGTTAACCAACCTGGTTGAACGATCTTGGACTCGTGATATTCTAATATCCCAATGGGCTTTCCCAAATCAAACAATCTAACAATGTTAGCCCATCAACCATTCAACCGTAATCTCAAGTTCTCAACCCTTAACCCTGCCTCTCTCTGACTCTCGTATAAATAGCGCGCTGAAGCACCTCATCTTCATGCTTACTTCAAAACCCTAAATCATCCCTGCAACGGCGATTCTAGCGCAGGTTTCCCTTTCTATGTTCCTTAATTCCCCTATTATTTTTCTCGAAAATCTTAGCAGTCTGATTTTCTATGTTAATTTTACTTAgttattcaattttgtttaatgtttttaaaaatgaaattaaatctATGATTTAGAAAAGCAGACGGGCGGTCTGAACTGATGCCATGTTGATTTGTCTGCGTTGCTCATTCTCTTGAGTTTCTCTGAGATTTTCCCCTAATTTGAACATTTCTGTTTATAgatataatgtttttttttaattcatttattGTTATTATCGAACAATCTCATAAACGTAGAGATGATAAAATCCAGACATCGGCAGGTGTCAATCGTGAATTACTGCGACATAGACCGTTATTTGTCtggaataataaaaataagtgc
This Spinacia oleracea cultivar Varoflay chromosome 6, BTI_SOV_V1, whole genome shotgun sequence DNA region includes the following protein-coding sequences:
- the LOC130463367 gene encoding uncharacterized protein, with product MVQELQRKLIEQEKKLKMIEHKKMVEKEKEDKEQKNTIKDREKQEEPEKDEDEDEDEVRVPEEQEELERKDEADGTNTETVVVLENEKKKDGQEPGEEPQKSKGKSKKTVPNRKRTRGQMLKEKEVKQELDDAHRKKNLFPAEKFKKLKYELLQLLRRGEEIGDKRKQLAVQSDYEDEEGE
- the LOC110780303 gene encoding putative 60S ribosomal protein L37a-1, translating into MGFDEREHGARCKPVEVLKFMVEGSSAIFKDDRCNSFKAKRTKKVDIVGKYGTRSGATLCKQIKKMEVSQHNKYFCEFCGKYAVKRKVVGIWGCKDCGKVKVGGAYPLNTASAVTLRSTIKRLRE